A region from the Vigna radiata var. radiata cultivar VC1973A unplaced genomic scaffold, Vradiata_ver6 scaffold_149, whole genome shotgun sequence genome encodes:
- the LOC106780599 gene encoding metalloendoproteinase 1-like, translating to MKPYLSAFLLLFLLLLHQSQFAKAAIGSSLPSNIQSALGKIKNQVKGKNLEKLNGKLESAEKYVDFVDEFLGYLIDSGYFKKNTTLPNLPLNKERKGFAPLKKYLSNFGYLPSSDSFNNTVDHQTLSAIKTFMESFNLPVTSDILKLMSLPRCAVPDMNFDYSLHQNVSWPKADNRWFQKTNLTYGFHPAEFEQSFAKVFKNAFKRWENAAGVLNLTETTYDDADIKVGFYNLSDVLFGNLFGLSLIRENPPSSVKTAEVILNGDLIWALPSEKGNLSVKDGIVDLESAAMHQIGHLLGFDHSFMNDSVMYPYILPSQERKVELSNSDKNNTKKQYANVDSGDGGCLGVPSITALLSLGFAYVLLMY from the coding sequence atGAAACCCTACCTTTCTGCTTTCCTATTATtgttccttctccttctccacCAATCTCAGTTCGCCAAGGCTGCTATTGGGTCGTCTCTTCCGTCTAATATCCAGTCTGCTCTTGGGAAAATTAAAAATCAGGTGAAAGGAAAAAACCTAGAAAAGCTTAACGGGAAATTGGAGTCTGCGGAAAAATACGTGGACTTTGTGGATGAATTCTTGGGGTATTTGATAGATTCGGggtatttcaaaaaaaatacgACACTACCAAACCTGCCATTAAATAAGGAAAGGAAAGGCTTCGCTCCGCTCAAAAAATACCTTTCTAACTTTGGCTACCTTCCATCCTCCGACTCATTCAACAACACTGTCGACCATCAAACATTATCAGCCATCAAGACCTTCATGGAATCTTTCAATCTCCCAGTTACCTCCGACATCCTTAAACTCATGTCGCTACCACGATGTGCTGTCCCCGACATGAATTTTGACTACAGCTTACACCAAAATGTGTCGTGGCCCAAAGCCGATAACCGGTGGTTCCAAAAGACAAACCTCACGTACGGTTTTCATCCGGCTGAATTCGAACAGAGCTTCGCCAAAGTGTTCAAAAATGCATTCAAGCGGTGGGAGAATGCCGCAGGGGTTTTGAACCTGACGGAGACAACCTACGACGACGCGGACATTAAGGTTGGATTCTACAATCTCTCTGATGTACTTTTCGGCAACTTGTTTGGCTTGAGCTTGATAAGGGAGAACCCTCCATCTAGCGTGAAGACAGCTGAGGTAATTCTCAACGGCGACCTGATTTGGGCGCTGCCCAGTGAGAAAGGCAACTTGTCGGTGAAGGATGGAATTGTGGACTTGGAGAGTGCAGCGATGCATCAGATAGGGCATTTGCTTGGATTTGACCACTCTTTCATGAATGACTCTGTTATGTACCCTTACATTTTGCCATCGCAGGAACGAAAGGTAGAACTCTCCAATTCTGACAAGAACAACACTAAGAAACAGTATGCTAACGTTGACTCTGGCGACGGTGGGTGTTTGGGAGTGCCTTCAATCACCGCTTTGTTGTCTCTGGGATTTGCTTACGTGCTTCTTATGTATTAA